In one Halorubrum sp. CBA1229 genomic region, the following are encoded:
- a CDS encoding DNA-directed RNA polymerase subunit A': MQTPKVLGGIDFGLMDPETYRDMSATKVITADTYDDDGYPIDMGLMDPRLGVIDPGLECRTCGAHSGSCNGHFGHIELAAPVIHVGFTKLIRRLLRSTCRECGRLALDEAQRDEFRDRYERAKELGDDEHDVLKAAVRQARKASTCPFCGEPQADIKHEKPTTYYEVQDVLSGDYSERIAAAMQPDEEEDDPGTSPQELAEKTDIALDRINEIMAGEFRPRKEDRRAIEKALDVDLTEEDMNKLMPSDIRDWFEDIPDEDLEVLGIDAEDSRPEWMILTVLPVPPVTTRPSITLDNGQRSEDDLTHKLVDIIRINQRFMENREAGAPQLIIEDLWELLQYHVTTFVDNEISGTPPARHRSGRPLKTLSQRLKGKEGRFRGSLSGKRVNFSARTVISPDPTLSLNEVGVPDRVAKEMTQTLNVTERNVEEARQYVRNGPEAHPGANYVRRPDGRRLKVTEKNCEELAEKVEADWEVNRHLVDGDIVIFNRQPSLHRMSIMAHEVVVMPYKTFRLNTVVCPPYNADFDGDEMNMHALQNEEARAEARVLMRVQEQILSPRFGGNIIGAIQDHISGTYLLTHSNPEFTETQALDLLRATRVDELPEADGVDDDGRDYWTGRTLFSELLPDDLTLHFSSSTGDDVVIENGQLIEGTIDEDAVGAFGGEVVDTLTKEYGETRSRVFINEIASLAMRAIMHFGFSIGIDDESIPPEAEEQVDDAIESAYDRVQELISTYEAGELESLPGRGVDETLEMKIMQTLGKARDSAGEIADQHFGDDNPAVVMARSGARGSMLNLTQMAGSVGQQAVRGERINRGYEDRTLSHYKENDLSAEAHGFVENSYRGGLTPEEFFFHAMGGREGLVDTAVRTSKSGYLQRRLINALSELEAQYDGTVRDTSGRIVQFEFGEDGTSPVKVSSGEGDGIDVDDIVDRVVDSEFESDDEKERFLGERSPPTNLSEHAGPGLNKASGVESDD, from the coding sequence ATGCAAACACCGAAAGTGCTCGGCGGCATCGACTTCGGCCTCATGGACCCGGAGACGTACCGGGACATGTCGGCGACGAAGGTGATCACGGCCGACACGTACGACGACGACGGCTACCCGATCGACATGGGGCTGATGGACCCGCGGCTCGGCGTCATCGACCCCGGCCTGGAGTGTCGGACCTGCGGCGCCCACTCCGGCTCCTGTAACGGCCACTTCGGCCACATCGAGCTGGCCGCGCCCGTCATCCACGTGGGCTTCACGAAGCTCATCCGGCGGCTGCTCCGCTCGACGTGCCGCGAGTGCGGCCGGCTCGCCTTAGACGAGGCGCAGCGCGACGAGTTCCGCGACCGCTACGAGCGAGCGAAGGAGCTCGGCGACGACGAGCACGACGTGCTGAAGGCCGCCGTCCGGCAGGCCCGGAAGGCGTCGACCTGCCCGTTCTGCGGCGAGCCGCAGGCGGACATCAAACACGAGAAGCCGACCACGTACTACGAGGTCCAGGACGTGCTCTCGGGCGACTACTCCGAGCGCATCGCGGCCGCGATGCAGCCCGACGAGGAGGAGGACGACCCGGGCACCTCGCCGCAGGAGCTCGCCGAGAAGACCGACATCGCCCTCGACCGGATCAACGAGATCATGGCCGGCGAGTTCCGCCCGCGCAAGGAGGACCGGCGCGCTATCGAGAAGGCGCTCGACGTCGACCTCACGGAGGAGGACATGAACAAGCTGATGCCCTCGGACATCCGCGACTGGTTCGAGGACATCCCGGACGAGGACCTCGAGGTCCTCGGTATCGACGCGGAGGACTCCCGGCCGGAGTGGATGATCCTGACGGTCCTCCCCGTCCCGCCGGTGACCACGCGCCCCTCCATCACGCTCGACAACGGCCAGCGCTCCGAGGACGACCTCACGCACAAGCTGGTCGACATCATCCGGATCAACCAGCGGTTCATGGAGAACCGCGAGGCGGGCGCCCCGCAGCTGATCATCGAGGACCTCTGGGAGCTGCTCCAGTACCACGTCACCACGTTCGTCGACAACGAGATCAGCGGGACGCCGCCGGCGCGGCACCGCTCCGGTCGTCCCCTCAAGACCCTCAGCCAGCGGCTGAAGGGGAAGGAAGGCCGCTTCCGCGGCTCGCTGTCGGGGAAGCGCGTCAACTTCTCCGCCCGGACCGTCATCTCGCCGGACCCGACCCTCTCGCTGAACGAGGTCGGCGTGCCGGACCGCGTCGCCAAGGAGATGACCCAGACACTCAACGTCACCGAGCGCAACGTCGAGGAGGCGCGGCAGTACGTCCGGAACGGCCCGGAGGCCCACCCCGGCGCGAACTACGTGCGTCGTCCCGACGGACGTCGTCTGAAGGTGACCGAGAAGAACTGCGAGGAGCTCGCCGAGAAGGTCGAGGCCGACTGGGAGGTCAACCGCCACCTCGTCGACGGCGACATCGTGATCTTCAACCGGCAGCCCTCGCTGCACCGGATGTCCATCATGGCCCACGAGGTCGTGGTGATGCCGTACAAGACGTTCCGGCTCAACACCGTCGTCTGCCCGCCGTACAACGCCGACTTCGACGGCGACGAGATGAACATGCACGCGCTCCAGAACGAGGAGGCCCGCGCCGAGGCGCGCGTCCTCATGCGCGTGCAAGAGCAGATCCTCTCGCCGCGGTTCGGCGGGAACATCATCGGCGCGATCCAGGACCACATCTCCGGGACGTACCTGCTCACGCACTCGAACCCCGAGTTCACCGAGACGCAGGCGCTCGACCTGCTCCGGGCGACGCGGGTGGACGAGCTGCCCGAGGCCGACGGCGTCGACGACGACGGCCGCGACTACTGGACCGGCCGGACGCTGTTCTCCGAGCTGCTGCCCGACGACCTCACGCTGCACTTCTCGTCGTCGACCGGCGACGACGTCGTCATCGAGAACGGCCAGCTGATCGAGGGGACGATCGACGAGGACGCCGTCGGGGCGTTCGGCGGCGAGGTCGTCGACACCCTCACCAAGGAGTACGGCGAGACGCGCTCGCGCGTGTTCATCAACGAGATCGCGTCGCTGGCGATGCGCGCGATCATGCACTTCGGCTTCTCGATCGGGATCGACGACGAGTCGATCCCGCCGGAGGCCGAAGAGCAGGTCGACGACGCGATCGAGAGCGCCTACGACCGCGTTCAGGAGCTGATCTCGACGTACGAGGCCGGCGAGTTGGAGTCGCTGCCGGGCCGCGGCGTCGACGAGACGCTCGAGATGAAGATCATGCAGACGCTCGGGAAGGCCCGCGACTCGGCCGGGGAGATCGCCGACCAGCACTTCGGCGACGACAACCCGGCGGTCGTGATGGCCCGCTCCGGCGCGCGTGGCTCGATGCTGAACCTCACGCAGATGGCCGGCTCCGTCGGCCAGCAGGCGGTCCGCGGCGAGCGGATCAACCGCGGCTACGAGGACCGGACACTCTCTCACTACAAGGAGAACGACCTCTCCGCGGAGGCGCACGGCTTCGTGGAGAACTCCTACCGCGGCGGGCTCACGCCCGAGGAGTTCTTCTTCCACGCGATGGGCGGCCGCGAGGGGCTGGTCGACACGGCGGTCCGGACCTCCAAGTCCGGCTACCTGCAGCGCCGTCTCATCAACGCGCTCTCCGAGCTCGAGGCGCAGTACGACGGCACGGTCCGAGACACCTCGGGTCGGATCGTCCAGTTCGAGTTCGGCGAGGACGGCACCTCGCCGGTGAAGGTCTCCTCGGGCGAGGGCGACGGCATCGACGTCGACGACATCGTCGACCGCGTCGTCGACTCCGAGTTCGAGTCCGACGACGAGAAGGAGCGGTTCCTCGGCGAGCGTTCGCCGCCGACGAACCTGTCGGAACACGCCGGACCGGGCCTGAACAAGGCCTCGGGGGTGGAGTCGGATGACTGA
- the rpoA2 gene encoding DNA-directed RNA polymerase subunit A'' — translation MTEYEHVTDDMEAVVEATELPSRLKSEVYEALERKAEETGEVTVEQATEVATGVENRYIETRVDPLDPVGTVSAQSIGEPGTQMTMNTFHYAGVAEIDVTQGLPRLIELVDARKTPDTPMMTVHLEGEYATDREKAHEVVWSIEATRILALGDVSTNVADMLVRIDLNDDTLLERWPTHTDPSEVAEIIAETIEDSLGVDARQSGTVIEFGPSEPSYRELLQLVERLREIVFKGIEEIERVVIRKEEIDGDEEFVLYTEGSAFGDALDIEGVDASRTTCNNIHEIYRNLGVEAARETIIDETKNTLEEQGLDDVNVRHLMLVADIMTNNGEIDSIGRHGISGSKDSVLARAAFEVTVNHLLDAAIHGEYDELDGVIENVIAGKPISLGTGDVDLRMGSRVVGDD, via the coding sequence ATGACTGAGTACGAGCACGTCACCGACGACATGGAGGCGGTCGTGGAGGCGACCGAGCTGCCAAGCCGCCTCAAGAGCGAGGTGTACGAGGCGCTCGAACGGAAGGCGGAGGAGACCGGCGAGGTCACCGTCGAGCAGGCCACCGAAGTCGCGACCGGCGTCGAGAACCGGTACATCGAGACGCGCGTCGACCCGCTCGACCCCGTCGGCACCGTCTCCGCGCAGTCGATCGGCGAGCCCGGGACGCAGATGACGATGAACACGTTCCACTACGCCGGCGTCGCGGAGATCGACGTCACTCAGGGGCTCCCCCGGCTCATCGAGCTGGTGGACGCCCGGAAGACGCCGGACACGCCGATGATGACCGTCCACCTCGAGGGTGAGTACGCGACGGACCGCGAGAAGGCCCACGAGGTCGTCTGGTCCATCGAAGCGACGCGCATCCTCGCGCTCGGCGACGTGTCGACGAACGTCGCCGACATGCTGGTACGGATCGACCTGAACGACGACACGCTGTTGGAGCGGTGGCCCACCCACACCGACCCCTCGGAGGTCGCCGAGATCATCGCCGAGACCATCGAGGACTCGCTCGGCGTCGACGCCCGACAGTCGGGCACCGTCATCGAGTTCGGCCCGAGCGAGCCCAGCTACCGCGAGCTGCTCCAGCTGGTCGAGCGGCTCCGCGAGATCGTCTTCAAGGGGATCGAGGAGATCGAGCGCGTCGTCATCCGGAAAGAGGAGATCGACGGCGACGAGGAGTTCGTCCTCTACACCGAGGGATCGGCGTTCGGCGACGCCCTCGACATCGAGGGCGTCGACGCCTCGCGCACGACGTGTAACAACATCCACGAGATCTACCGCAACCTCGGCGTCGAGGCGGCCCGCGAGACGATCATCGACGAGACGAAGAACACGCTCGAAGAGCAGGGGCTCGACGACGTGAACGTCCGCCACCTAATGTTAGTGGCCGACATCATGACGAACAACGGCGAGATCGACTCGATCGGTCGCCACGGCATCTCGGGCTCGAAGGACTCCGTGCTCGCGCGCGCGGCGTTCGAGGTGACGGTCAACCACCTGCTCGACGCCGCGATCCACGGCGAGTACGACGAGCTCGACGGCGTCATCGAGAACGTTATCGCCGGCAAGCCGATCTCGCTCGGCACCGGCGACGTCGACCTCCGGATGGGGTCGCGCGTCGTGGGCGACGACTGA
- a CDS encoding NusA-like transcription termination signal-binding factor, translating to MHVELSDEARRYIGRFDELTGVAPKDCLVEGDRLVFLVPAGEMAAAIGQAGETVEEAERRLGKSVELVEDADTPEAFVASALAPAAVNAVTISEQNDRVAYVEVPEPDRGVAIGADGTNIETARTLAKRHHDIDDVQLT from the coding sequence ATGCACGTCGAGCTCTCCGACGAGGCGCGGCGCTACATCGGTCGCTTCGACGAGCTGACCGGGGTCGCGCCGAAGGACTGCCTCGTGGAGGGCGACCGGCTCGTGTTCCTCGTGCCGGCCGGCGAGATGGCCGCCGCGATCGGACAGGCGGGCGAGACCGTCGAGGAGGCGGAGCGGCGGCTCGGCAAGTCCGTCGAGCTGGTGGAGGACGCGGACACGCCGGAGGCGTTCGTCGCGAGCGCGCTCGCGCCCGCGGCGGTCAACGCCGTGACGATCTCCGAGCAGAACGACCGCGTGGCGTACGTCGAGGTGCCGGAGCCGGACCGCGGCGTCGCCATCGGCGCCGACGGGACCAACATCGAGACGGCCCGGACGCTGGCGAAGCGCCACCACGACATCGATGACGTCCAGCTGACCTAG
- a CDS encoding 30S ribosomal protein S12 yields MANGKYAARKLKQDRQKRRWSDSEYARRERGLKKKSDPLEGAPQARGIVLEKVGIEAKQPNSAIRKCVRVQLIKNGKQVTAFCPGDGAISFIDEHDEVTIAGIGGAKGRAMGDLSGVNYKVEKVNGVSMIELVRGNAEKPVR; encoded by the coding sequence ATGGCGAACGGCAAATACGCGGCCCGTAAGCTCAAGCAGGACCGGCAGAAGCGCCGCTGGTCCGACTCCGAGTACGCTCGGCGAGAGCGCGGGCTCAAGAAGAAGTCCGACCCCCTCGAGGGCGCCCCGCAGGCTCGCGGGATCGTCTTAGAGAAGGTCGGGATCGAAGCAAAGCAGCCGAACTCCGCGATCCGAAAGTGCGTCCGCGTCCAGCTCATCAAGAACGGGAAGCAGGTCACCGCGTTCTGTCCCGGTGACGGCGCCATCTCGTTCATCGACGAGCACGACGAGGTCACGATCGCCGGGATCGGCGGGGCCAAGGGTCGCGCGATGGGCGACCTCTCCGGCGTCAACTACAAGGTCGAGAAGGTCAACGGCGTCTCGATGATCGAACTGGTTCGCGGCAACGCGGAGAAGCCCGTCAGATGA
- a CDS encoding 30S ribosomal protein S7, translating to MSGEEAEAESDADVAADEPEPDAPAASEAANENAELFGVWDVTEIAYEDPSTKRYMTVTPIAHTMGRHASKQFKKSEISLVERLINRLMQTDENTGKKQQATRIVRDAFDIVHDRTEENPVQVLVTAVENAAPREETVRLKYGGISVPKAVDVAPQRRVDQALLFISDGVASATYKSTTSAAEALANELIAAADYDADRSYSISQKEERERVAAAAR from the coding sequence ATGAGCGGGGAGGAAGCCGAGGCGGAGTCCGACGCGGACGTCGCCGCCGACGAGCCCGAGCCCGACGCGCCCGCCGCCAGCGAGGCGGCCAACGAGAACGCCGAGCTGTTCGGCGTCTGGGACGTCACCGAGATCGCCTACGAGGACCCCTCGACGAAGCGGTACATGACCGTGACGCCCATCGCCCACACCATGGGCCGTCACGCGTCCAAGCAGTTCAAGAAGTCCGAGATCTCGCTGGTCGAGCGGCTGATCAACCGGCTGATGCAGACCGACGAGAACACGGGGAAGAAACAGCAGGCGACGCGCATCGTGCGTGACGCCTTCGACATCGTCCACGATCGCACCGAGGAGAACCCGGTGCAGGTCCTCGTGACGGCCGTCGAGAACGCCGCGCCGCGGGAGGAGACCGTCCGCCTGAAGTACGGCGGCATCTCCGTCCCCAAGGCGGTCGACGTCGCGCCCCAGCGCCGCGTCGACCAGGCGCTGCTGTTCATCTCCGACGGCGTCGCCAGCGCGACGTACAAGTCGACCACGTCCGCCGCCGAGGCGCTCGCCAACGAGCTGATCGCCGCGGCCGACTACGACGCCGACCGCTCCTACTCCATCTCGCAGAAGGAGGAGCGCGAGCGCGTCGCCGCCGCGGCCCGCTGA
- a CDS encoding aconitate hydratase encodes MGQTITEKILDNHLVEGELTPGEEIGIEIDQVLTQDTTGTMVWLQFEALDLDEVQTELAAQYCDHQTYQFDFKNTDDHRFLRSAAGTYGAYFSRPGNGICHQVHKENFAAPGKTLLGSDSHTPTPGGLGQLAIGAGGLDIAVAMGGGPYYVEMPEVVNVHLEGELPEWATAKDIALHLLGELTVKGGVGKIFEYTGPGAENLSIPERTTITNLGTELGATSSIFATDEKTKDWLARQDREEEYVDLQPDDDAEYAETIEVDLSDLEPLVAAPSMPDNVAPVSEYEGTDVEQVIIGSCTNGAYEDILPSAKMLEGREVAKQTEMIVAPGSKQASEMLAREGWTAEMMAAGVNFSEATCGACIGIGHVPASDSVSLRTFNRNFEGRSGIEDDSVFLCSPEVATAAAITGEIVDPRDLADELGDLEEPGFEMGTKYGPGMGQDDSDIISPDEAIDDGLVKGPNIGDVPLKDGIDVDGGEALLKMEDNITTDHIIPATADILKFRSNIEKLSEFTLSRVDDTFAQRALDADGGVLVAGENYGQGSSREHAALCPMYLGIEAVFAQSFARIHKANLFNFGIVPLAIDAETYEQIEQGDDLEIVDDVPAGVSSGQEEFTVSVNDGEWEFTADLDASERERDILAAGGKLSWVKQQHADDGSGAAPADD; translated from the coding sequence ATGGGACAAACGATTACGGAGAAGATCCTCGATAACCACCTCGTCGAGGGCGAGCTGACGCCCGGCGAGGAGATCGGCATCGAGATCGACCAGGTGCTGACGCAGGACACGACCGGGACGATGGTGTGGCTCCAGTTCGAGGCGCTGGACCTCGACGAGGTCCAGACGGAGCTCGCCGCGCAGTACTGCGACCACCAGACGTACCAGTTCGACTTCAAGAACACCGACGACCACCGCTTCCTCCGCTCCGCGGCCGGCACGTACGGCGCGTACTTCTCCCGGCCCGGCAACGGCATCTGCCACCAGGTCCACAAGGAGAACTTCGCCGCGCCCGGCAAGACGCTGCTCGGCTCCGACTCGCACACGCCGACCCCCGGCGGGCTCGGCCAGCTCGCGATCGGCGCCGGCGGGCTCGACATCGCCGTCGCGATGGGCGGCGGCCCATACTACGTCGAGATGCCGGAAGTCGTCAACGTCCACCTCGAGGGCGAGCTCCCCGAGTGGGCGACCGCGAAGGACATCGCGCTCCACCTGCTCGGCGAGCTGACCGTCAAGGGCGGCGTCGGCAAGATCTTCGAGTACACCGGCCCCGGCGCCGAGAACCTCTCGATCCCCGAGCGCACCACGATCACGAACCTCGGCACCGAGCTCGGCGCCACCTCCTCGATCTTCGCGACCGACGAGAAGACGAAAGACTGGCTCGCGCGCCAGGACCGCGAGGAGGAGTACGTCGACCTCCAGCCCGACGACGACGCGGAGTACGCCGAGACGATCGAGGTCGACCTCTCCGACCTCGAGCCGCTCGTGGCCGCCCCCTCGATGCCCGACAACGTCGCCCCCGTCAGCGAGTACGAGGGCACCGACGTCGAGCAGGTCATCATCGGCTCCTGTACCAACGGCGCCTACGAGGACATCCTCCCCAGCGCGAAGATGCTGGAGGGCCGCGAGGTCGCCAAGCAGACCGAGATGATCGTCGCGCCCGGCTCCAAGCAGGCCTCCGAGATGCTGGCCCGCGAGGGCTGGACCGCGGAGATGATGGCGGCCGGCGTCAACTTCTCCGAGGCGACCTGCGGCGCGTGTATCGGTATCGGTCACGTGCCCGCCTCCGACTCCGTCTCGCTGCGCACCTTCAACCGCAACTTCGAGGGCCGCTCGGGCATCGAGGACGACTCCGTCTTCCTCTGCTCGCCCGAGGTCGCCACGGCGGCGGCCATCACCGGCGAGATCGTCGATCCGCGCGACCTCGCGGACGAGCTCGGCGACCTCGAAGAGCCCGGCTTCGAGATGGGAACGAAGTACGGCCCCGGCATGGGTCAGGACGACTCCGACATCATCTCCCCCGACGAGGCGATCGACGACGGCCTCGTCAAGGGCCCGAACATCGGCGACGTGCCGCTCAAGGACGGGATCGACGTGGACGGCGGTGAGGCGCTCCTCAAGATGGAGGACAACATCACCACCGACCACATCATTCCGGCGACGGCGGACATCCTGAAGTTCCGCTCGAACATCGAGAAGCTCTCCGAGTTCACGCTCTCGCGCGTCGACGACACGTTCGCGCAGCGCGCGCTCGACGCCGACGGCGGCGTCCTCGTGGCCGGCGAGAACTACGGACAGGGCTCCTCGCGCGAGCACGCCGCCCTCTGTCCGATGTACCTCGGCATCGAGGCCGTCTTCGCGCAGAGCTTCGCCCGCATCCACAAGGCGAACCTGTTCAACTTCGGTATCGTCCCGCTGGCGATCGACGCGGAGACGTACGAGCAGATCGAGCAGGGCGACGACCTCGAGATCGTCGACGACGTGCCCGCGGGCGTCTCCTCCGGTCAGGAGGAGTTCACCGTGAGCGTCAACGACGGCGAGTGGGAGTTCACCGCCGACCTCGACGCCTCCGAGCGCGAGCGCGACATCCTCGCGGCCGGCGGCAAGCTCTCGTGGGTCAAACAGCAGCACGCCGACGACGGCTCCGGCGCGGCGCCGGCCGACGACTGA
- a CDS encoding deoxyuridine 5'-triphosphate nucleotidohydrolase codes for MFDSGATVAAALEAGDADLDDAQRQPNGVDLTADEIFDQSTPGRIGRDGKRVGERDPVPLDDGAYRLDPGTYVVRYGEPVRIPEGRIGFVLPRSTLLRNSCTLDTAVWDAGYEGVGEGRLDVGHAIEIEPGARIAQLVLAEADHDGAYEGSYQGENL; via the coding sequence ATGTTCGACTCGGGAGCGACGGTCGCGGCGGCGCTGGAGGCCGGCGACGCCGACCTCGACGACGCGCAGCGACAGCCGAACGGCGTCGACCTCACGGCGGACGAGATTTTCGATCAGTCGACGCCCGGGCGGATCGGCCGCGACGGGAAACGCGTCGGCGAGCGCGACCCGGTGCCGCTCGACGACGGGGCGTACCGGCTGGACCCCGGGACGTACGTGGTTCGGTACGGCGAGCCGGTGCGAATTCCCGAGGGGCGGATCGGGTTCGTGCTCCCGCGGTCGACCCTGCTCCGGAACTCCTGTACTCTCGACACCGCCGTCTGGGACGCGGGCTACGAGGGCGTCGGCGAGGGGCGCCTCGACGTGGGACACGCGATCGAGATCGAGCCGGGCGCGCGGATCGCCCAGCTGGTGCTCGCCGAGGCCGACCACGACGGGGCGTACGAGGGGTCGTATCAGGGAGAGAACCTGTGA
- a CDS encoding LLM class flavin-dependent oxidoreductase — protein sequence MPDHLHLNLFTMASVEHVSPGSWTYPGDRSPEYTDREYWTEVARTAERGGFDALFFADVRGVYDVYGDDRHTAVEKAVQTPASDPQLVVPAMAEVTDELGFAVTRSTTYTHPYQLAREFSTLDHLTDGRIAINVVTSYLQSAAENLGLSERMDKETRYDRADEFLDVCYELWEESWDDDAVEVDRETGRYTDPEKVSAIDHEGEHFSVPGPHGCEPSPQRTPVVYQAGSSDRGREFAAANAEAVFASQPTEAGVREYMADVKSRAADHGRDPESLKFFIGVVPVVGETQALAEAKYEEYKRHVDVEATLALLSGFLDMDLSELDPDQKVEHIETDAIQGTMNAFTKAQPDREWTVREVAEFCGLGTTSPKIVGTPEVIADELAYWHEEVGVHGFNVKEVVRPDSLTDFVDLVVPELRERGLVPGPDDADDTPRGDGTLRERLLGDGQSRLRDDHPARR from the coding sequence ATGCCCGATCACCTGCATCTCAACCTCTTCACCATGGCCTCCGTCGAGCACGTCTCGCCGGGGTCGTGGACCTATCCCGGCGACCGGTCGCCGGAGTACACGGACCGCGAGTACTGGACCGAGGTCGCCCGGACCGCCGAGCGGGGCGGCTTCGACGCGCTGTTCTTCGCGGACGTGCGCGGGGTCTACGACGTGTACGGCGACGACCGCCACACCGCCGTCGAGAAGGCGGTCCAGACGCCCGCGAGCGACCCGCAGCTCGTCGTTCCCGCGATGGCGGAGGTCACCGACGAGCTCGGCTTCGCCGTGACGCGGTCGACGACGTACACCCACCCGTACCAGCTCGCGCGGGAGTTCTCCACGCTCGATCACCTCACCGACGGGCGGATCGCGATCAACGTCGTCACCTCCTACCTCCAGTCGGCCGCCGAGAACCTCGGGCTCTCGGAGCGGATGGACAAGGAGACGCGCTACGACCGCGCCGACGAGTTCCTCGACGTCTGCTACGAGCTGTGGGAAGAGTCGTGGGACGACGACGCGGTCGAGGTCGACCGCGAGACCGGGCGGTACACGGACCCCGAGAAGGTTTCGGCCATCGATCACGAGGGCGAACACTTCTCCGTGCCCGGTCCCCATGGCTGCGAGCCCTCGCCGCAGCGGACCCCGGTCGTCTACCAGGCCGGCTCCTCCGACCGCGGGCGGGAGTTCGCGGCCGCGAACGCGGAGGCCGTCTTCGCCAGCCAGCCGACCGAGGCGGGCGTCCGCGAGTACATGGCCGACGTCAAGTCGCGCGCCGCGGACCACGGCCGCGACCCAGAGAGCCTGAAGTTCTTCATCGGCGTCGTCCCCGTCGTCGGCGAGACGCAGGCGCTCGCGGAGGCGAAGTACGAGGAGTACAAGCGCCACGTCGACGTCGAGGCGACGCTCGCGCTCCTCTCCGGGTTCCTCGACATGGACCTCTCGGAGCTCGACCCCGACCAGAAGGTCGAGCACATCGAGACGGACGCGATCCAGGGGACGATGAACGCGTTCACGAAGGCCCAGCCGGACCGCGAGTGGACCGTCCGCGAGGTCGCGGAGTTCTGCGGGCTCGGCACCACCTCCCCGAAGATCGTCGGCACGCCGGAGGTGATCGCCGACGAGCTGGCGTACTGGCACGAGGAGGTCGGCGTCCACGGGTTCAACGTGAAGGAGGTCGTCCGCCCCGACTCGCTGACGGACTTCGTCGACCTCGTCGTCCCGGAGCTGCGCGAGCGCGGGCTCGTCCCGGGCCCGGACGATGCCGACGACACCCCTCGCGGTGACGGCACCCTCCGCGAGCGGCTGCTCGGCGACGGCCAGTCCCGGCTCCGCGACGACCACCCGGCCCGGCGGTAG
- a CDS encoding CBS domain-containing protein has translation MDDIDDVFVARLMTSELHTVTPDTLVEDAAAVLLDNDISSALVVDDDGALVGILTTTDFVDIVAKSQPKAETTVERYMTRDPITAGAQDSVSAVASLMVEHGFHHVPVVDGDTPIGIITTSDFAAYVSSPETVSP, from the coding sequence ATGGACGACATCGATGACGTGTTCGTCGCGCGGCTCATGACGAGCGAACTCCACACGGTAACGCCCGACACGCTGGTCGAGGACGCGGCCGCCGTGCTGCTCGACAACGACATCAGCTCGGCGCTGGTCGTCGACGACGACGGGGCCCTGGTCGGCATCCTCACCACGACCGACTTCGTCGACATCGTCGCGAAGAGCCAACCGAAGGCGGAGACGACCGTCGAGCGGTACATGACGCGCGACCCGATCACGGCCGGCGCGCAGGACTCCGTCTCGGCGGTCGCCTCGCTCATGGTCGAGCACGGCTTCCACCACGTGCCCGTCGTCGACGGCGACACGCCCATCGGGATCATCACGACCTCCGATTTCGCCGCGTACGTCTCCTCGCCGGAGACGGTGTCGCCGTAG